GCCAGCGCATCTTATGCCGGCTCGATCCTGCTTCGGTCGAGGACGATGCAGAAGAGAACGATGCGGCGGAGGCTGAGCATGTCTGAGTTACTCGAGTTTCCTCCGCCGCTTCCGCGAGCCGACGACACGAACGCCACGAGTGGCACGAGCGACAAGCTGCCTCCTGACCATGCAGAACGAGAGAAGGCGCTCGACATCACGAAGTCGTGGATCGTCGAGGCGCCCGCGGGCTCGGGCAAGACAGGGCTTCTGATCCAGCGCTATTTGAAGCTGCTCACGGATGAGGAGGTCACAGAGCCGGAGCAGGTGCTTGCGATCACCTTCACCGAAAAGGCAACGATCGAGATTCGTGAGCGCATCGCAAAACAACTCGAAGCTGCGCGTGGGCCAGACGCGTCGAAGAGCGAGTTCGATCGAATGACGCGCGTGCTGGCCCAGTCGGTTCTGCGGCGCGACGCTACGCTGCGCTGGGGGCTGCTCGAACGACCGCGTAGACTGAATATCCGCACGATTGACTCAATATGCTCGGAGGTCGCGCGATCGCTGCCAGTGCTCTCAGGCTCGGGCGGCGTGAAGGCTCCTGTACCTGAGGCCGGACCGCTGTATCACGAGGCGGCACAGCGCGCGCTGAGCTGTCTTGGCGGAGAAGACGCCGATCTCAATTCTTCGCTGCGGCTCGTGCTGCTGCATCGCGACGGCAACCTGGGCGAAGTGGAGCGGCTGATCGCCGAGATGCTGCAGTGGCGCGATCAGTGGGGTGACCTGATTCCCCTGCGCGGCGAGGAACTCAGCGACGCGTATCTGGATAGCGTTGTTCGCCCAAAGCTGGAGAGGACGTTGCGCCGGGTTGTGGAGGATTGTCTCGAGGATCTCGTGCGGACTGTACCTTCGGATTTTCTGCGCGACCTGGCAGCGATGGCATCTTCTCTGGCAGACAGGGAGCCGTATCAGCGCGATGTTTCTCCCATTGCGATGTGCAAAGGGAGAATTGCTCCGGGAGCTTCTGCCGATCACCTTGACCACTGGCGCGCTCTCGTTCACCTGCTGGTTCTTCGTTCAGGGAAGGCGTGGAGAAAGAGCTTCGCGAAAAGCTCGCTCTTGTTCGAGACCACGCGTGAAGAGAGGGGCCGGCTCAGCGCGCTGCGCGATGGAATTGCACAGCGCGACGATGTGCTGGAGGCGATGCTGCGGGCAGACTCTTTGCCGCCGCTCGAGTATCCGGACGAGCAGTGGCGCGTGGCTAAAGCTCTCTTTCGCGTGCTTCGCCGTGCTCTTGTGGAGCTGCAGTTCGTCTTTGCCGAACGCGGCGAGTGTGACTTCGCTGAACTTGGCCTGCTGGCTCGCGAGGCACTGGGACGCAGCGAGGGGCATGAAAGCGGCGTTGCTGCACTCGAGACCGCGCTGGGACTGCGGTTCCGGCACATCCTCGTCGATGAGATGCAGGACACTTCGACCAGCCAGTACGAGCTGATCGAGCTGCTGACTCGAGGATGGCTTGGCACCGGCCAGACGGTCTTTCTCGTGGGCGATCCAAAGCAGTCCATCTATCTGTTTCGACAGGCCAGGGTTGAGCGGTTTCTTCAGACGATGCAGGCGGAACGCATTGGAGAGCTTCCTCTGAGCCGTCTGCAATTGAAGGCAAACTTTCGCTCGCAGAGAGAACTGGTTGAGGCCTTTAACGAAGATTTCTCGCTGTTGTTTCCGCCTCACATCAGCTCGTCGCATCCGGAAGATGTGCCCTTCGTCAAAGCGGCCGCGATTCGCGGATCGTCGGTCAAGGAGCCCGCGGTGGTCTGGCATGCCGAGGCGCTCCCCGCAGGTTTGAAGGGCGACGCAGCCAGAGCTGAACGTCAGCAGCGATCGGAGGAGGAAGCACAAGAGATTCGTTCTATCGTTGAGCAGTGGCGCGCACGGCCTCTGCCTGCGGGTCGAAGTGAGGCGTGGAAGATCGCCGTGCTGGTGCAGAGCCGCGGCCATTTGAGCCGCATCGTCGCGGCACTCAAAGAAGACGATGGGGATGGGCCAATTCCCTTCCGCGCAGTGGATATCGAGGAACTTGGCGAACGTCCTGAGGTGCTCGATCTCTTTGCGCTGACACGGGCGCTGCTGCATCCAGCTGATCGTGTGGCGTGGCTCGCCTTGCTGCGCGGACCGTGGTGTGGCCTGGAGCTCGCTGAGCTGCACATGCTTGCGGGAGACGATGATCCAAAGTGGGCGCACCGCTCGATGGAGGAGGTAATCGCGGAGCGTGGACACGACCTGGACGAAGAGAGCTGCCAGCGGCTTACTCGCATGTGGGAGGTTTTGCAAGCGGCGATGCTGCAGCGCTCGCGGCTGACTCTGGCCCAGTGGGTCGAACGTACCTGGCGCTCCCTGGGAGGCGACGCCAGCCTCACCGCGACCGAGATGGTGAATGCGCGCCGTTTCTTCGAGCTTTTGGATGAGCTCGAAGAGCAAGCGGGCGCCGTGGATATGCAGACGCTGCGACAGAGGCTCGCGAAGCTCTACGCTGAGCCGGAGACCAATCCGAACGCGATCGACTTGATGACGATCCACAAGGCCAAGGGCCTGGAGTGGGATGTCGTCATCGTGCCTGCGCTCGAGAGAAAGCCGAGGATGAATTCGTCGCGGCTGCTTGTCTGGAGCGAAGTTCGTAGCGGCGATGACGAGGCAGCACAGGTGCTGCTCGCTCCCATCGCCGGCAAGGGGGAAGATTCAAAGGAGTTGAACACGTGGCTGGCCAGCATCCACAAGCGACGCGAGGCAGCCGAGCGCAGGCGGCTCTTCTATGTGGCATGCACTCGCGCGCGCGAGGAGCTGCACCTGTTTGCTTCACCGAAGTCCAGCGCAAAGGCAGGCCTGCCGACACCGGAGTGGAACACACTGCTTCGTGCGGCGTGGCCGGCAGCCGAGAAGCACTTCGCCCGGCAGCTAGCTGCCGCAAATGTCGTGAGGATGGAGCCGCGGATACCCGATGCTGAGACAGGAGTAGTGGATCTCGCGGCAGAGGGCCGGGAGTTGCCTACCCTCAAGCGCCTGCCTCTGAGCTTTACGCCGAGGGAGCGCTTCCACGCGACAGAGCGCCTTGCGAGCGGAGAGCCAACTACCTCATCGGATAGGACAGCAGACTTTACGCGACCGGAAGGCTCCTTTGAGGCCCGCGCCTTTGGGAACGCGGTGCATGCCCTCCTGGAAGTTCTGGCGCGGCGCCTCGGCGCAGGGGAGCAGCCGGAGGCTCTGCTCAACGAGGTCGCCGGATGGAAGAATCGAATCACTCTGTTGCTGCGTGCAGAGGGTCTTTCGCAGGCCGCGGTGGCTCGGCTGCAGCCAGAGGTGATGACCGCACTGGGGAAAACTTTGCGAGACCCGGCCGGGCTGTGGATTCTGGCGGCGCAAGAGGAGGCCGCCAGCGAGTACGAACTCACAGCCTGGACCGACCGGCTGCAGAACGTCCGTCTCGATCGCACCTTCGTTGCTGGTACGGAGCCGCACGGTGATGGCAATCGCTGTTTGTGGATCGTCGACTACAAGACAGGGTCGCACGGGCCGTCAGGAGTCGACCAGTTTCTCGCGAAGGAGCGCGAGAAGTACGGCCCGCAGATGGAGACCTATGCGCGAATCCTCGGCACCTCGGCAGGAGGACGTGAGCTACGTTTGGGGCTCTATTATCCGATGTTGTCGCGACTGATCTGGTGGAAGCCTGAGGGCTAGGACGCCGCCGAGTGACGAACGTCCGCGCCGCGGACCCAGAAGATGACGTCCTCTGCGATGTTGGTGGCGTGGTCACCGACGCGCTCGAGGTTACGCGCGATGATCAGAGCGTTCAGAGACTGCGGCGTCAGGTCGGGCTTTTCCTTAATCAGAGTGCTGAGCGCGTAGAAGGCCGCGTCGTTCATCGCGTCCACCTCATCGTCCATCTTCAGGACCGACTGCGCCAGTTCGGCGTCACCTTCGATGAAGGACTGCAGCGCCTTGCGCACCATCGCCGAGGAGAGCGACGCCAGCTTGGGGATATCGACCGGAAGATCGATGTTGGCAAAGGCCCCCATCTCACGTACGCGCACAGCAATGTTGACTGCCTGATCGCCGACGCGCTCGAGGTCTGCATTGATGCGGATGACAGCGACGATGAATCGGAGATCGATTGCCATGGGCTGCTCCATGGCGAGCAGGTCGAGCGCCATCTGGTCGATCTCGCGCTCAAGCCGGTTGATCGCGGGCTCGGAGCGGAAGACGAGTTCGCAGATGCCCAGGTCGCGTGTGCGATATGCCTCGATTGAACGCTGGATGGCCTGCTCCGCCATCCCAGCCATGACAAGCAGCTTCTCTTTCAGTTCGTCGAGGCTCTGATGAAACTTGACCCGCATCAGCCGAACCTCCCGGTGATGTAATCCTCTGTGCGTTTGTCGCGGGGGTTGGTGAAGATCTTGTGTGTTGAGTCAAACTCGACGAGC
The Edaphobacter bradus genome window above contains:
- a CDS encoding UvrD-helicase domain-containing protein, giving the protein MSELLEFPPPLPRADDTNATSGTSDKLPPDHAEREKALDITKSWIVEAPAGSGKTGLLIQRYLKLLTDEEVTEPEQVLAITFTEKATIEIRERIAKQLEAARGPDASKSEFDRMTRVLAQSVLRRDATLRWGLLERPRRLNIRTIDSICSEVARSLPVLSGSGGVKAPVPEAGPLYHEAAQRALSCLGGEDADLNSSLRLVLLHRDGNLGEVERLIAEMLQWRDQWGDLIPLRGEELSDAYLDSVVRPKLERTLRRVVEDCLEDLVRTVPSDFLRDLAAMASSLADREPYQRDVSPIAMCKGRIAPGASADHLDHWRALVHLLVLRSGKAWRKSFAKSSLLFETTREERGRLSALRDGIAQRDDVLEAMLRADSLPPLEYPDEQWRVAKALFRVLRRALVELQFVFAERGECDFAELGLLAREALGRSEGHESGVAALETALGLRFRHILVDEMQDTSTSQYELIELLTRGWLGTGQTVFLVGDPKQSIYLFRQARVERFLQTMQAERIGELPLSRLQLKANFRSQRELVEAFNEDFSLLFPPHISSSHPEDVPFVKAAAIRGSSVKEPAVVWHAEALPAGLKGDAARAERQQRSEEEAQEIRSIVEQWRARPLPAGRSEAWKIAVLVQSRGHLSRIVAALKEDDGDGPIPFRAVDIEELGERPEVLDLFALTRALLHPADRVAWLALLRGPWCGLELAELHMLAGDDDPKWAHRSMEEVIAERGHDLDEESCQRLTRMWEVLQAAMLQRSRLTLAQWVERTWRSLGGDASLTATEMVNARRFFELLDELEEQAGAVDMQTLRQRLAKLYAEPETNPNAIDLMTIHKAKGLEWDVVIVPALERKPRMNSSRLLVWSEVRSGDDEAAQVLLAPIAGKGEDSKELNTWLASIHKRREAAERRRLFYVACTRAREELHLFASPKSSAKAGLPTPEWNTLLRAAWPAAEKHFARQLAAANVVRMEPRIPDAETGVVDLAAEGRELPTLKRLPLSFTPRERFHATERLASGEPTTSSDRTADFTRPEGSFEARAFGNAVHALLEVLARRLGAGEQPEALLNEVAGWKNRITLLLRAEGLSQAAVARLQPEVMTALGKTLRDPAGLWILAAQEEAASEYELTAWTDRLQNVRLDRTFVAGTEPHGDGNRCLWIVDYKTGSHGPSGVDQFLAKEREKYGPQMETYARILGTSAGGRELRLGLYYPMLSRLIWWKPEG
- the phoU gene encoding phosphate signaling complex protein PhoU; this translates as MRVKFHQSLDELKEKLLVMAGMAEQAIQRSIEAYRTRDLGICELVFRSEPAINRLEREIDQMALDLLAMEQPMAIDLRFIVAVIRINADLERVGDQAVNIAVRVREMGAFANIDLPVDIPKLASLSSAMVRKALQSFIEGDAELAQSVLKMDDEVDAMNDAAFYALSTLIKEKPDLTPQSLNALIIARNLERVGDHATNIAEDVIFWVRGADVRHSAAS